The Flavobacterium jumunjinense genome includes a region encoding these proteins:
- a CDS encoding VapA/VapB family virulence-associated protein: METNINSIEAENLKMMTTDFKEVVKGKMEEKQIEKIVSDMSSFTNSHAAQCPISSAVFYVWINVIVEGGKSAVGHGGGLFTPGGGGSWGHLYTNDIERLYRDTISFQVNAAQVYLNVNFFDAHSNLLGSYHGGGIGTVRGIGGGTTKWT, translated from the coding sequence ATGGAAACAAATATTAATTCTATTGAAGCAGAAAATTTAAAAATGATGACTACTGATTTTAAAGAAGTAGTAAAAGGCAAGATGGAGGAGAAGCAAATTGAAAAAATCGTATCCGATATGTCATCTTTTACAAATAGTCATGCTGCACAATGTCCTATTTCAAGCGCTGTTTTTTATGTGTGGATAAATGTTATTGTAGAAGGAGGTAAAAGTGCAGTAGGTCATGGTGGAGGCCTTTTTACTCCAGGAGGAGGAGGATCTTGGGGGCATCTCTATACAAATGATATTGAAAGATTATATAGAGATACAATAAGTTTTCAAGTAAATGCTGCTCAAGTTTACTTAAACGTGAATTTTTTTGATGCTCATAGCAATTTATTAGGAAGTTACCATGGAGGTGGTATAGGAACTGTAAGGGGAATTGGTGGAGGAACAACCAAATGGACATAG
- a CDS encoding DUF4345 domain-containing protein — MTKNIFTKVLLIISGIIGIWVGYSLLFSTVAFEATAGINLGKDINLLSELRAPSGLLLVGGVLIILGAFYSKLRFTSILLSCLIYLSYGFSRLVSIIFDGFPSESLQIALIAEFLVGLTSLFVLIRFNSKQIKPV, encoded by the coding sequence ATGACAAAGAACATATTTACAAAAGTACTTCTGATAATCTCTGGAATCATTGGAATTTGGGTTGGATACTCCCTGTTATTTTCTACAGTCGCTTTTGAGGCAACTGCTGGGATTAATCTTGGAAAGGACATTAATTTGCTAAGCGAATTGAGAGCTCCTAGCGGACTATTGTTAGTAGGTGGAGTACTAATAATTTTGGGAGCTTTTTATTCTAAACTGAGATTTACGTCTATTCTATTATCCTGTTTAATCTATCTTTCGTATGGATTTTCTCGTTTAGTTAGTATTATATTCGATGGATTTCCAAGTGAATCACTTCAAATAGCCTTGATTGCCGAATTTTTAGTTGGATTAACAAGCCTGTTTGTGCTTATACGATTTAACAGTAAACAGATTAAACCTGTATAA
- a CDS encoding sensor histidine kinase, which yields MLRIRLTYLLLFLVVFFGFSKEEPTLLKVSYLEDSKHILEINDVIKLNFIQLEDKNKLNFGFTKSNIWIQLHLEKLKPNTKYKILINTIINDTIEVYKKEENTFEKKNFGEAFPSNNRYPSYSFIPEKENCTIYFKVIGRNQPLFFPFEVFKLEDTEKSDLSELVFLGIIYGVVFLILMLNIVLYINTLERIYIYSMFFNVFSLGVLFYFDGIIKLYFFPNSLYWNNQFIAIAFCGSFIFTNYYIVEFLNLRQHKKRLSTYFLMVNSAFLLILGVSFWHPTGFNWYLKCNLVLTTVEVIVLSYSILYIRKKEKDYFFIQLLSVICLNVFGTISQCTFSGLLPINFLTNHSVHFVILPQILIQAFALGKRFSILIKQQAVMRKSLQESAQVYSRSLINTIEEERRRLSKDFHDSIGQNLLVIRNGMLRIRKDNIEDKHREKLNELMHITSDTLDEIRMISQNLRPTMLDSIGLTASIESMIRKLNEVVEINFNLDCPESIDNVVQNELEINIYRILQELTNNSIKHAKAQNVTIAISKENEKLLISVVDDGIGFDTTFKDYINPKNGLSSIKERTNILNGKLNIDSVKNNGTKVTILIPVNK from the coding sequence ATGTTAAGAATTAGGCTCACTTATTTACTTTTGTTCTTAGTTGTTTTTTTTGGGTTTTCGAAAGAAGAACCTACATTATTAAAAGTATCTTATCTTGAAGACTCAAAGCATATTCTTGAAATAAATGACGTAATCAAACTAAATTTTATACAATTAGAAGATAAGAATAAGTTAAATTTTGGCTTTACTAAATCCAATATTTGGATACAATTGCATTTGGAAAAATTAAAACCAAATACTAAATACAAGATTTTAATAAATACAATCATTAACGACACTATTGAAGTGTATAAAAAGGAGGAAAATACTTTTGAAAAAAAAAATTTCGGAGAAGCTTTTCCTTCAAACAATAGATATCCATCTTATTCATTTATTCCAGAGAAAGAAAATTGTACCATTTATTTTAAGGTTATAGGAAGAAATCAACCTTTATTTTTCCCATTTGAAGTTTTTAAATTAGAGGATACAGAAAAATCAGACTTGAGTGAATTAGTATTTCTAGGTATTATTTATGGTGTCGTTTTTCTAATTCTAATGTTAAATATTGTATTGTATATAAATACATTAGAGCGTATTTATATTTATAGTATGTTTTTTAATGTGTTTTCTTTAGGAGTGCTTTTTTATTTTGATGGCATAATTAAACTTTATTTTTTTCCTAATTCATTGTATTGGAATAATCAATTTATTGCAATTGCATTTTGTGGGAGTTTTATTTTTACAAACTATTATATTGTTGAATTTTTAAATTTAAGGCAACATAAAAAGAGATTAAGCACATATTTTCTTATGGTAAATAGTGCTTTCTTACTTATTTTAGGAGTGTCTTTTTGGCACCCAACAGGATTTAATTGGTATTTAAAGTGTAATTTAGTACTCACTACTGTAGAGGTAATTGTGTTGTCTTACAGTATTCTTTATATTCGAAAAAAAGAAAAAGATTATTTTTTTATACAACTTCTTAGTGTGATTTGTCTTAATGTATTTGGAACAATTTCTCAATGTACTTTTTCAGGTTTGCTACCCATTAATTTTTTGACAAATCATTCTGTACATTTTGTGATTTTACCACAAATATTAATTCAAGCCTTTGCCCTAGGTAAGCGATTCTCTATTTTAATAAAACAACAAGCAGTAATGCGTAAGTCGCTTCAAGAATCGGCACAAGTTTATTCTCGTTCTTTAATTAATACTATTGAAGAAGAGAGAAGAAGGCTTTCAAAAGATTTTCATGATAGTATAGGTCAAAATTTATTAGTCATTAGAAATGGTATGCTTCGAATTCGAAAAGATAATATTGAAGATAAGCATCGTGAAAAGTTAAATGAATTAATGCATATAACTTCAGATACTTTAGATGAAATTAGAATGATTTCTCAAAATTTGAGACCTACTATGCTCGATTCGATTGGGTTAACGGCTTCAATAGAAAGTATGATTCGTAAGTTAAACGAAGTTGTAGAAATAAATTTTAATTTAGATTGCCCTGAATCTATTGATAATGTAGTGCAAAACGAGTTAGAAATTAATATCTATCGAATACTTCAAGAACTAACAAACAATAGTATAAAACACGCTAAAGCTCAAAATGTAACAATTGCTATATCTAAAGAAAATGAAAAACTTTTGATAAGTGTTGTAGATGATGGAATTGGATTTGATACTACTTTTAAAGATTATATAAATCCAAAGAACGGTCTATCATCTATAAAAGAGCGAACAAATATTCTCAATGGGAAATTAAATATCGATAGTGTAAAAAATAATGGAACAAAAGTAACTATTTTGATTCCAGTGAATAAATGA
- a CDS encoding Crp/Fnr family transcriptional regulator, with protein sequence MKGQTKNKKDSLIQFISQFGKFTEEEIIAIVENTQLEIFKKGTTILSEGQICTKCFFVIEGCLRQYKIVNGEEKTTAFFCEGEAAVQYSSYLEKRPSKYYLSTIENSILTTGTRTAEKELHKKHPKLENLIPTLMPVDYNKSQEHIELLSHYSPEERYQTILKTQPHLLNRVPLHLIASYIGVTPESLSRIRKRILNK encoded by the coding sequence TTGAAAGGACAAACTAAAAATAAGAAAGACTCCTTAATTCAGTTTATTTCACAATTCGGGAAATTCACCGAAGAGGAAATTATTGCTATTGTTGAAAACACACAATTGGAGATTTTTAAAAAAGGAACTACAATTTTAAGTGAAGGTCAAATCTGTACTAAATGCTTCTTTGTCATTGAGGGGTGTCTCCGACAATACAAAATAGTTAACGGAGAAGAAAAGACAACTGCCTTTTTTTGTGAAGGAGAAGCCGCTGTTCAATATTCCAGTTATTTAGAAAAAAGACCTTCAAAATACTATTTATCTACCATCGAAAATTCTATTTTAACTACAGGAACGAGAACAGCAGAAAAAGAATTACATAAAAAACATCCGAAACTTGAAAATCTGATACCTACTTTAATGCCTGTCGATTATAACAAATCTCAAGAACATATCGAGTTACTTAGCCATTACAGCCCTGAAGAAAGATACCAGACTATTTTGAAAACCCAACCGCATCTTCTAAACAGAGTTCCCTTGCATTTAATTGCAAGTTATATTGGGGTTACTCCCGAATCTCTTAGCCGAATTAGAAAAAGGATTTTGAATAAATAA
- a CDS encoding response regulator, with the protein MNKKVKILLVDNHSAFLKGLMEVIQEEFMSFNLFCFSSSEEALYSAKENKYDLAIFDLEMAVINGISFHKELKLLNPETLSILLTLHKEQDIIQSVFEKGIEGFVLKDNILDELVIAIKEVLKGNKYFSKLDALN; encoded by the coding sequence ATGAATAAAAAAGTAAAAATTTTGCTAGTTGATAATCATTCCGCTTTTTTAAAAGGGCTTATGGAAGTGATTCAAGAGGAGTTTATGTCTTTTAATTTATTTTGTTTTTCCTCATCTGAAGAAGCCTTGTATAGTGCAAAAGAAAACAAATATGACTTAGCCATTTTTGATTTAGAAATGGCAGTGATTAATGGTATTTCATTTCATAAAGAATTAAAATTACTAAATCCTGAAACACTATCGATACTTTTAACCTTACACAAAGAACAAGATATTATACAATCAGTTTTTGAAAAAGGAATTGAAGGTTTTGTTCTTAAAGATAATATTCTTGATGAATTAGTAATTGCAATAAAAGAAGTACTAAAAGGGAATAAATATTTTTCAAAATTGGATGCTTTAAATTAG
- a CDS encoding IS110 family RNA-guided transposase, whose translation MNLKYSIGLDVSSKKINACISIIDERQKVIVKSSCIIPNTKKGFYALVVWINKHKKEFIPVVICMEATGIYHENCAYYLFDQGFSVSIILPNKAKKYIEAIGLKTKNDSIDAKGLSQMGAEQCLEIWQPMGEFFYQLRLLTRQHQNVTELKTVLKNQLDALSFAMHQSESVISQLKQTIALFEAQIKELNKAILKHIKSNQEIEQRINNIESIKGLGVLTIATVLAETNGFELFSNYKQVVSYAGYDVVEAQSGTRVGKTKISKRGNSRIRRAMHMPSLVVIKCKVKKFKDLYDRTYEKHGVKMKSYVAVQKKLLVMIYQLWKKNEKYNPEFEINIQEKEQEFSSLLGFAKAV comes from the coding sequence ATGAATTTAAAGTATTCGATTGGACTTGATGTTTCTAGTAAAAAAATTAATGCGTGTATTAGCATTATTGATGAAAGGCAAAAAGTAATTGTTAAATCTAGTTGTATTATTCCTAATACTAAAAAAGGTTTTTATGCTTTAGTAGTTTGGATTAACAAGCATAAGAAAGAATTTATTCCTGTTGTAATTTGTATGGAAGCGACAGGTATTTATCATGAGAATTGTGCCTATTATTTGTTTGATCAAGGTTTTTCTGTTTCAATTATTTTACCTAATAAAGCTAAAAAATATATAGAAGCTATTGGATTAAAGACAAAAAATGATAGTATTGATGCGAAAGGATTATCACAAATGGGAGCCGAGCAATGTTTAGAAATATGGCAACCTATGGGTGAATTTTTTTATCAGCTACGACTTTTAACTAGGCAACATCAAAATGTAACTGAATTGAAAACAGTTTTAAAAAATCAATTAGATGCTTTGAGTTTTGCAATGCATCAATCGGAATCTGTAATTAGTCAGTTAAAACAAACCATAGCGTTATTTGAAGCACAAATTAAAGAATTAAATAAAGCTATTTTAAAACACATAAAATCAAATCAAGAAATAGAACAAAGGATAAATAATATAGAATCTATAAAAGGATTAGGTGTGTTGACAATTGCAACAGTATTGGCAGAAACAAATGGTTTTGAATTGTTTTCCAATTACAAGCAAGTGGTTTCCTATGCTGGTTATGATGTTGTAGAAGCACAATCAGGGACTCGAGTTGGAAAAACTAAAATATCAAAAAGAGGCAATTCACGAATACGTCGAGCCATGCATATGCCATCGTTAGTAGTTATTAAATGTAAAGTAAAAAAGTTTAAAGACTTATATGACAGAACCTATGAGAAGCATGGTGTAAAAATGAAAAGTTATGTTGCAGTTCAAAAGAAATTATTGGTAATGATCTATCAATTATGGAAAAAGAATGAAAAATATAATCCTGAGTTTGAAATTAATATTCAAGAAAAGGAGCAGGAGTTTTCCTCTCTGCTCGGCTTTGCAAAAGCCGTCTAA
- a CDS encoding response regulator → MMDKLNVLLVDDHPIFLKGLVEVIQDEFPDFLIHSFTSPEQAFTSAKNVKYDLVISDLDMPRMNGIVLITELKRQYPEILTILLTMHKEQDIMRSALAKDINGYVLKDDVVDELVIAIEEVLKGKKYISELEVINKFEDQNEELKSLTKTELLVLKGISDNKTSKEIAKDLFVSLKTIENHCNNISRKLRLKGSNSLLKFAINNKHLL, encoded by the coding sequence ATGATGGATAAACTAAATGTGCTATTAGTAGACGATCATCCTATTTTTTTAAAAGGACTAGTTGAAGTGATTCAGGATGAGTTTCCAGATTTTTTAATTCATTCTTTTACATCACCAGAACAAGCTTTTACTAGTGCTAAAAATGTAAAATATGATTTAGTGATTTCAGATTTAGATATGCCAAGAATGAATGGAATTGTATTAATTACAGAATTAAAAAGACAATATCCAGAGATTTTAACAATACTCTTAACCATGCATAAAGAACAAGACATAATGCGTTCTGCATTGGCAAAAGATATAAATGGATATGTATTAAAAGATGATGTAGTGGATGAATTAGTAATCGCTATAGAAGAAGTGTTGAAAGGAAAAAAATACATTTCAGAATTAGAGGTTATAAATAAATTTGAGGATCAAAATGAAGAATTAAAATCATTAACTAAGACAGAATTGTTAGTTTTAAAAGGCATTTCAGATAACAAAACAAGTAAAGAAATAGCTAAAGATCTCTTTGTGAGTTTAAAAACAATTGAAAACCATTGCAATAACATTTCCCGAAAATTACGATTAAAAGGAAGTAATAGCCTTTTGAAATTTGCTATAAACAATAAGCACCTACTTTAA
- a CDS encoding T9SS type A sorting domain-containing protein: MKKNYKILILLVFIFNFSLKNYAQIAATYNSNTSGTLSGVPFNATNINATQNASVNLLFSPYSAAPLPTSPMLQHYSTDNLVITFENPIPNLRVYVYWRAGVYSFDQPFTILSRNDIQNTSGNNIVVSSIGQGIIEFTNPVTTLNLSVSSAAIGYNGTTFGLAQYLDLTPPSVTSVTVPANTTYTFGQNLDFLVNFDEAVNVDTVSGTPLLELTIGSTTRQAVYQSGSGTNTLLFSYTTQCNDLDSDGITVEALAANGSTMRDAAANNVNLTLNNIESTANVFVNTLPTLTFTAPADLCFDADLQVGLGGGSSTGGIYSGAGVTDDGNGATYSLNPAVAGVGVHTITYTFTNTNGCTNSISDDVEIFAIDNPSFSYDATSYCVNATDPIVTITGVTGGTFASSTGLSINTSNGTIDASASTPGTYTVTYTTAGTCPNSSSVAVTITALEDASFNYDATSYCVNASDPIVTITGVTGGTFTSSTGLSINASNGTIDASASTPGTYTVTYTTAGTCPNSSSVAITIKALPTVTFTAPADLCFDVGVQNGLGGGTTTGGIYSGAGVTDDGNGATYSFDPVIAGVGVHTITYTLTDDNLCTNSASDTVEVFGAIDNTISEVTTGILTANEAGATYQWYQCPNSLITGATSQDYEPTALGDYKVEIMVGSCTVESTCYTLTALDASSFENKSTFMMYPNPTNGLLNIDSNFDGDFSIANQLGQTVKLFKVNSNVENRINVEDLADGIYFIKGSNGTQIVSQRLIIKK; this comes from the coding sequence ATGAAAAAAAATTACAAAATCCTTATTCTATTAGTTTTTATTTTTAATTTTTCACTGAAAAATTATGCGCAGATAGCGGCAACTTATAATTCTAATACTTCTGGAACTTTATCGGGTGTTCCTTTTAATGCTACAAATATAAATGCCACCCAGAATGCGTCAGTAAATTTATTGTTCAGTCCTTATTCGGCTGCACCATTACCCACTTCGCCTATGTTGCAACATTATTCAACGGACAATTTAGTGATCACGTTTGAAAATCCAATACCTAATTTAAGAGTTTATGTATATTGGAGAGCAGGAGTCTATTCGTTCGACCAACCTTTTACTATTTTATCAAGAAACGACATTCAGAATACCTCTGGAAATAACATCGTAGTTTCATCAATAGGTCAAGGAATTATCGAATTTACTAATCCTGTTACTACATTAAATCTTTCCGTATCATCTGCGGCAATAGGTTATAATGGAACTACTTTTGGTTTAGCGCAGTATTTAGATTTAACTCCTCCGTCCGTAACTAGTGTTACAGTTCCTGCTAACACAACTTATACATTTGGTCAAAATTTAGATTTCTTAGTGAATTTCGATGAAGCTGTAAATGTTGATACTGTATCTGGAACTCCATTATTAGAATTAACAATTGGTTCAACTACTCGTCAAGCTGTTTACCAAAGTGGTTCAGGAACAAATACTTTATTGTTTAGTTATACAACACAATGTAATGATTTAGATTCAGATGGTATTACTGTAGAGGCTTTAGCTGCAAATGGTAGTACAATGAGAGATGCTGCTGCAAATAATGTAAATCTTACATTAAATAATATTGAAAGTACAGCAAATGTCTTTGTTAATACTTTACCAACACTGACATTTACAGCTCCTGCCGATTTATGTTTCGATGCTGATTTGCAAGTTGGTTTAGGTGGTGGTTCTAGTACTGGTGGTATTTATTCTGGTGCTGGTGTAACCGATGATGGTAACGGAGCTACATATTCTTTAAATCCTGCTGTTGCTGGTGTTGGAGTGCATACAATAACTTATACTTTTACAAATACTAACGGATGTACTAACTCCATAAGTGATGATGTAGAAATATTTGCCATAGATAATCCTAGTTTCAGTTATGATGCTACTTCATACTGTGTGAATGCTACAGATCCTATAGTTACAATAACAGGAGTAACAGGCGGAACATTTGCTTCTTCTACTGGTTTATCAATTAATACTTCTAACGGTACTATTGATGCTTCTGCTTCAACGCCTGGGACTTATACAGTAACCTATACAACTGCTGGAACTTGTCCAAATAGTTCAAGTGTTGCTGTTACTATTACAGCTTTAGAAGATGCTTCTTTTAATTATGATGCTACTTCATACTGTGTGAATGCTTCAGATCCTATAGTTACAATAACAGGAGTAACAGGTGGAACATTTACTTCTTCTACTGGTTTATCGATTAATGCTTCTAACGGTACTATTGATGCTTCTGCTTCAACGCCTGGGACTTATACAGTAACCTATACAACTGCTGGAACTTGTCCAAATAGTTCAAGTGTTGCTATTACTATTAAAGCTTTACCAACAGTAACATTTACTGCTCCTGCTGATTTATGTTTTGATGTAGGTGTTCAAAATGGTCTTGGTGGCGGAACGACTACTGGTGGTATTTATTCTGGTGCTGGTGTAACTGATGACGGTAACGGAGCTACATACTCTTTTGACCCTGTTATTGCTGGTGTTGGTGTACATACAATTACTTATACGCTTACAGATGATAATTTATGTACTAATTCTGCTAGTGATACTGTGGAGGTATTTGGCGCGATAGACAATACAATTTCTGAGGTAACAACTGGAATTTTAACAGCTAATGAAGCAGGTGCAACTTACCAATGGTATCAATGCCCAAATAGTTTAATTACGGGTGCAACAAGTCAAGATTATGAGCCAACGGCTCTTGGTGATTATAAAGTTGAAATTATGGTTGGATCATGTACAGTAGAATCGACTTGTTATACTTTGACTGCTTTAGACGCTTCCTCTTTTGAAAATAAATCTACATTTATGATGTATCCAAATCCTACGAACGGATTACTAAATATTGATTCTAATTTTGATGGTGATTTTAGTATTGCTAATCAATTAGGACAAACTGTTAAATTGTTTAAAGTTAATTCAAATGTTGAAAACAGGATTAATGTTGAAGATTTAGCAGATGGAATTTATTTCATCAAAGGTTCTAATGGAACTCAAATAGTGTCACAAAGGCTTATTATTAAAAAATAA
- a CDS encoding IS4 family transposase, with protein sequence MRRHFTDIEDSRLLRRSNLILDSLFCNSVHSIRQITQNESECKAFYRFLQNNRISESKLIKNMSSNCITSCLDKTVLCIQDTSEVNLYNHKNRIKKDGFIGTTNAAKGGIGFLLHPSFVVDAYNFIPYGFSDVKIWNRPLEKLTKQERNYNKLPIEEKESYKWIESSEKSKEALEKAKKIIIIQDREGDIYEQFAIVPDEKTELLVRARANRTLLNKIKLFDFIANEPLQGKYTIALEGDKRRNISKREATLEVRFSAVTIQKNDLVSKNALDSVDLYIIEAKEIGENIENPICWKLLTTIKVLDLETALQCIDWYTCRWVIEEIFRILKKEGFNIEASELGSAKSIRKLTLMMMETIVKLFLMQIAYDMPEHEIESRSCFTNQELECLEYQIIKLEGKTEKLKNPYKEKDLKRYVWAIARLGGWKGYTSARKPGITTFSIGIQKFASIMQGWQLFQDVSTR encoded by the coding sequence ATGCGTAGACATTTTACTGATATTGAAGATTCTCGATTACTTAGACGAAGTAATTTGATTTTGGACAGTTTATTTTGTAATAGTGTTCATTCTATTCGACAAATCACCCAAAATGAATCGGAGTGTAAAGCTTTTTATCGTTTTTTACAGAATAATAGGATCTCAGAATCAAAATTAATCAAAAATATGTCTTCTAATTGTATCACTTCCTGTTTAGATAAAACAGTTTTATGCATACAAGACACAAGTGAAGTAAATCTTTATAATCATAAAAATAGGATTAAAAAGGACGGATTCATTGGCACTACTAATGCTGCAAAAGGTGGGATTGGCTTTTTATTGCACCCTAGCTTTGTTGTTGATGCTTATAATTTCATTCCTTATGGTTTTTCTGATGTTAAAATATGGAATAGACCTCTAGAGAAACTTACAAAACAGGAAAGAAATTACAATAAATTACCTATTGAAGAAAAAGAATCATACAAGTGGATAGAATCTTCTGAAAAATCAAAAGAAGCTCTAGAGAAGGCAAAAAAAATCATCATAATCCAAGATAGAGAAGGTGATATTTATGAGCAATTTGCGATAGTACCTGATGAAAAGACAGAGTTGCTAGTAAGGGCTAGAGCCAACAGAACATTATTAAATAAGATAAAATTATTTGACTTTATAGCTAATGAGCCTCTTCAAGGAAAATATACCATTGCACTAGAAGGAGATAAACGAAGAAACATAAGTAAGCGAGAAGCTACTTTAGAGGTAAGGTTTTCAGCTGTTACTATTCAAAAAAACGATTTAGTTTCGAAAAATGCACTAGATAGTGTTGATTTATATATTATAGAAGCGAAAGAAATTGGTGAGAATATTGAAAATCCAATATGTTGGAAACTATTAACAACTATTAAAGTTTTAGATTTAGAAACTGCTTTACAATGTATTGATTGGTATACCTGTAGATGGGTAATAGAAGAAATTTTTAGGATACTAAAAAAAGAAGGATTTAATATAGAAGCCAGTGAATTAGGTTCAGCTAAATCCATCCGAAAATTAACTTTAATGATGATGGAAACAATTGTTAAGCTATTTTTAATGCAAATAGCCTACGATATGCCAGAACATGAAATAGAATCAAGAAGTTGTTTTACCAATCAAGAACTTGAATGTTTAGAATATCAGATAATAAAATTAGAAGGTAAAACAGAAAAATTAAAAAATCCTTATAAAGAAAAGGATTTGAAAAGATATGTATGGGCAATTGCTAGACTTGGAGGATGGAAAGGATATACTAGTGCTCGAAAACCTGGAATAACTACTTTTTCTATTGGAATTCAAAAATTCGCTTCAATTATGCAAGGATGGCAATTATTTCAAGATGTGTCCACACGGTAG